In the genome of Drosophila yakuba strain Tai18E2 chromosome 3R, Prin_Dyak_Tai18E2_2.1, whole genome shotgun sequence, one region contains:
- the LOC6536100 gene encoding terminal uridylyltransferase Tailor has protein sequence MRIEPGDSFWLEKEVFSSAERQYYETISRRKTSLPDPAATKEPVCAPNIAAPAKKAKKKNKTMAEKAPNKLLYMNPLTMEANFFLETLNAVNQNANPPQLDPHLAKLLERIMVGIENYMDRNPTYVMPQEMAAPGEGVAFVQPKELQTIKRTFNCSACCNRLVGTTIAKAVAHLSEQHPNPNPNNQPIQSQPAHQAKQERKQAQVKARQHMTVQLPKKAKAMIVGEITNVFKDKYPIADKLKVIPEYDIIEQDLCKLLSPGFPKQSLRVYKFGSRITGIGNRSSDLDVFVDIGNTFHTFEHRASNATIAKLRAMRKFFCVSNDWRLINFIEQARVPIIKTCHLPTGIECDICLNSLGFCNTNLLKYIFESQPLTQYMCIYVKNWLERCKLTEQISTYSITLMVIYFLQLQNLLPPIAILQMEEPANQGVLVGPWVVNFAQKSFSELGLQQLQATVPVVKGFLRNFFVYFAKFDYEHFLVCPYFGQPNVEIQKFEQMLHARYSAYVSENPDCSLQLKKPMVVQDPIQLNHNVTKAVTKFGLQTFVDYCLQTAELLEDPSTNWRQRHT, from the exons ATGCGAATTGAACCTGGGGATTCGTTTTGGCTGGAAAAAGAGGTGTTTTCCAGCGCAGAAAGGCAGTACTATGAGACGATCAGTCGGCGGAAAACCAGT CTTCCTGACCCCGCCGCCACGAAAGAACCCGTCTGCGCGCCCAACATAGCCGCCCCGgcaaaaaaggccaaaaagaaaaataagaCGATGGCCGAGAAGGCGCCAAACAAACTGCTTTAC ATGAATCCCCTTACCATGGAGGCGAACTTCTTTCTGGAAACCCTAAACGCAGTGAACCAGAATGCCAATCCGCCTCAGCTGGATCCGCACCTGGCCAAGCTGCTGGAGCGTATTATGGTGGGCATCGAAAACTACATGGACAGGAATCCCACATACGTTATGCCACAGGAAATGGCCGCACCGGGTGAGGGCGTGGCCTTTGTTCAGCCCAAGGAACTGCAGACAATTAAGCGCACATTCAACTGTAGTGCTTGCTGCAACCGGCTTGTGGGCACCACCATCGCAAAGGCTGTGGCCCACCTTTCGGAACAGCATCCAAACCCCAATCCCAACAATCAGCCAATCCAATCGCAACCGGCGCATCAGGCCAAACAGGAGAGAAAGCAGGCGCAGGTGAAGGCTCGTCAGCATATGACAGTGCAGCTGCCCAAGA AGGCCAAGGCAATGATTGTGGGAGAGATCACGAATGTGTTCAAGGACAAATACCCAATAGCGGACAAGCTAAAGGTGATTCCCGAGTACGACATTATCGAACAGGACCTGTGCAAACTTTTGTCGCCGGGCTTTCCCAAACAATCACTGCGAGTCTACAAGTTTGGCTCCCGCATCACAGGCATCGGAAATCGGTCCTCCGACTTGGACGTCTTTGTTGACATCG GCAACACATTTCACACGTTCGAGCATCGAGCTTCCAATGCTACCATCGCCAAGCTGCGGGCTATGAGGAAGTTCTTCTGCGTCAGCAACGATTGGCGCCTTATCAAT TTCATCGAACAGGCTCGCGTGCCCATAATCAAGACCTGCCATTTGCCCACAGGCATCGAGTGCGACATTTGCCTGAACAGCTTGGGCTTTTGCAATACAAATCTGCTCAAATACATATTCGAGTCCCAACCACTGA CTcaatatatgtgcatatatgtaaAGAACTGGCTGGAGCGCTGCAAGCTTACTGAACAAATATCGACGTACAGCATTACACTGATGGTGATTTACTTCCTGCAGCTCCAGAACCTGCTGCCTCCCATCGCCATACTGCAGATGGAGGAACCGGCCAATCAGGGCGTGCTTGTGGGAC CGTGGGTTGTCAACTTTGCACAAAAATCGTTTAGCGAGCTCGGACTACAGCAATTACAGGCGACTGTCCCCGTCGTAAAGGGCTTCCTTCGAAACTTCTTTGTGTATTTTGCCAAATTCGACTACGAGCATTTCTTGGTCTGCCCATATTTCGGTCAGCCTAATGTCGAAATCCAGAAGTTCGAGCAGATGCTGCATGCTAG GTATTCAGCATATGTGTCGGAGAACCCTGACTGCTCCCTCCAGCTGAAAAAACCGATGGTGGTACAGGATCCCATACAACTTAACCACAATGTGACGAAAGCTGTGACCAAATTTGGACTGCAGACGTTTGTAGACTACTGCCTGCAGACGGCGGAGCTGCTTGAGGACCCTTCCACCAATTGGCGTCAGCGCCATACATAA
- the LOC6536101 gene encoding dephospho-CoA kinase yields the protein MFIVAITGGIATGKSTISKVFERQGIQVIDADKIAREIVEPGQPCWRKIREVFGDEVLLPSKEINRAVLGKMIFEDKELRGKLNKITHPTIHRKIFWQVCKLLVSGHAWIVLDLPLLFETGVLMDFIHKIVCVTCDTDKQLERLMARNELSESEARHRVDSQMPLDKKCEKSHFVIDNNGTVEEAENSAMSIYNLMRDSKQHWLNRISFLGLFLIVGFTIYMLLKVFNRLPESWQM from the exons ATGTTTATTGTGGCGATAACTGGTGGCATCGCCACGGGAAAGAGTACCATCAGCAAAGTGTTCGAACGCCAGGGTATTCAAGTCATCGACGCCGATAAAATCGCCAGGGAAA TTGTGGAACCAGGTCAGCCGTGCTGGCGGAAGATTCGGGAAGTCTTTGGAGATGAGGTCCTCCTGCCGAGCAAGGAGATCAACCGCGCCGTTCTGGGGAAGATGATTTTCGAGGACAAAGAGCTTCGCGGAAAGCTAAACAAGATTacccatccaaccatccatcgCAAGATCTTTTGGCAGGTGTGCAAACTGCTGGTCTCGGGGCACGCGTGGATCGTCTTGGATCTGCCACTGCTCTTTGAGACCGGTGTCCTGATGGACTTTATACACAAGATCGTCTGTGTAACTTG CGACACGGACAAGCAGCTGGAGCGATTAATGGCCCGCAATGAGCTATCCGAATCGGAAGCGCGGCATCGCGTCGATTCGCAAATGCCGCTGGACAAGAAGTGCGAGAAGTCCCACTTCGTCATAGATAATAACGGAACCGTGGAGGAGGCGGAAAACTCGGCCATGAGCATTTATAACCTGATGAGAGACTCCAAGCAGCACTGGCTGAACCGCATCAGCTTCCTGGGGCTGTTCCTAATCGTGGGCTTTACAATATATATGCTTTTGAAGGTGTTCAATCGGTTGCCCGAATCCTGGCAGATGTAG
- the LOC6536102 gene encoding THO complex subunit 4 isoform X2: MVDKIEMSLDDIIKSTRSQKKPQAARGGPGGARKPGGQQRTASNARRGGASAGGSPRKPGSALKGPRGGVAGGAVQKAKFPRGDVNSAWKHDMYDGPKRGAVGGGSGPTRLIVGNLDYGVSNTDIKELFNDFGPMKKAAVHYDRSGRSLGTADVIFERRADALKAIKQYHGVPLDGRPMTIQLAVSDVAVLTRPVAATDVKRRVGGAASAPFKRGDQFWIYALPQRFLNAYLFR, from the exons ATGGTGGACAAAATTGAAATGAGCCTTGACGACATCATCAAGTCCACTCGCTCGCAAAAAAAGCCGCAAGCCGCCCGAGGCGGACCAGGTGGCGCCCGAAAGCCGGGCGGCCAGCAGCGTACTGCCAGTAATGCCCGCCGTGGCGGCGCTAGTGCTGGCGGGTCGCCCAGGAAGCCAGGAAGTGCGCTCAAAGGTCCGCGAGGAGGGGTAGCAGGCGGAGCCGTTCAGAAGGCCAAGTTCCCACGG GGCGATGTGAACAGCGCTTGGAAGCACGATATGTATGACGGACCAAAGAGGGGAGCCGTAGGTGGAGGATCCGGGCCCACCCGTCTCATCGTCGGCAACCTGGACTACGGCGTATCCAACACGGACATCAAGGAGCTCTTCAACGACTTTGGGCCGATGAAGAAGGCGGCAGTGCACTACGATCGCTCTGGTCGCTCGTTGG GCACCGCTGACGTGATTTTTGAACGTCGCGCCGACGCGTTGAAGGCCATTAAGCAGTACCATGGCGTGCCTTTGGACGGACGCCCTATGACCATTCAGCTGGCCGTCTCAGATGTGGCCGTGTTGACCCGTCCTGTAGCCGCCACCGATGTCAAGCGTCGCGTTGGTGGTGCTGCATCAGCTCCATTCAAGCGTGGTG ATCAATTTTGGATCTATGCACTCCCACaaagatttttaaatgcttatttatttcgataA
- the LOC6536102 gene encoding THO complex subunit 4 isoform X1 → MVDKIEMSLDDIIKSTRSQKKPQAARGGPGGARKPGGQQRTASNARRGGASAGGSPRKPGSALKGPRGGVAGGAVQKAKFPRGDVNSAWKHDMYDGPKRGAVGGGSGPTRLIVGNLDYGVSNTDIKELFNDFGPMKKAAVHYDRSGRSLGTADVIFERRADALKAIKQYHGVPLDGRPMTIQLAVSDVAVLTRPVAATDVKRRVGGAASAPFKRGGGQAGGSPRRGFKRPVGGKPAAGGQRRERKAPPTAEELDAELDSYINDMKI, encoded by the exons ATGGTGGACAAAATTGAAATGAGCCTTGACGACATCATCAAGTCCACTCGCTCGCAAAAAAAGCCGCAAGCCGCCCGAGGCGGACCAGGTGGCGCCCGAAAGCCGGGCGGCCAGCAGCGTACTGCCAGTAATGCCCGCCGTGGCGGCGCTAGTGCTGGCGGGTCGCCCAGGAAGCCAGGAAGTGCGCTCAAAGGTCCGCGAGGAGGGGTAGCAGGCGGAGCCGTTCAGAAGGCCAAGTTCCCACGG GGCGATGTGAACAGCGCTTGGAAGCACGATATGTATGACGGACCAAAGAGGGGAGCCGTAGGTGGAGGATCCGGGCCCACCCGTCTCATCGTCGGCAACCTGGACTACGGCGTATCCAACACGGACATCAAGGAGCTCTTCAACGACTTTGGGCCGATGAAGAAGGCGGCAGTGCACTACGATCGCTCTGGTCGCTCGTTGG GCACCGCTGACGTGATTTTTGAACGTCGCGCCGACGCGTTGAAGGCCATTAAGCAGTACCATGGCGTGCCTTTGGACGGACGCCCTATGACCATTCAGCTGGCCGTCTCAGATGTGGCCGTGTTGACCCGTCCTGTAGCCGCCACCGATGTCAAGCGTCGCGTTGGTGGTGCTGCATCAGCTCCATTCAAGCGTGGTG GTGGCCAAGCTGGTGGCTCGCCGCGTCGTGGCTTCAAACGTCCAGTCGGAGGCAAGCCGGCGGCAGGCGGCCAACGACGGGAGCGCAAGGCACCCCCCACTGCCGAGGAGCTGGACGCCGAACTGGACTCGTACATCAACGACATGAAGATCTAA